A window of the Lactobacillus gasseri ATCC 33323 = JCM 1131 genome harbors these coding sequences:
- a CDS encoding DUF488 domain-containing protein, with amino-acid sequence MNEIKVVRIYDHEQPAGYRILVDRLWPRGMSKVKAHLDEWDKEIGPTNELRKWFNHEDDKFPEFKTKYIAQLKANPVTTEFVKNVKEKLAQEDVIFLYGAKNKKHNQAVVLKDFIDSQLG; translated from the coding sequence ATGAATGAAATAAAAGTTGTTAGAATTTATGACCATGAGCAACCCGCAGGTTATAGAATCTTAGTAGATCGCTTATGGCCTCGAGGAATGAGCAAGGTAAAAGCTCATTTAGATGAATGGGATAAGGAAATTGGGCCAACTAATGAATTAAGAAAATGGTTTAATCATGAAGATGACAAGTTTCCTGAATTCAAGACTAAGTATATAGCGCAATTGAAAGCTAATCCAGTTACAACCGAGTTTGTTAAAAATGTAAAAGAAAAGCTAGCTCAAGAAGACGTTATCTTCTTATATGGTGCTAAAAATAAAAAGCACAACCAGGCAGTTGTGCTTAAAGATTTTATTGATAGTCAATTAGGTTAA